DNA sequence from the Rhodanobacteraceae bacterium genome:
GCGGGCCTGAGCCTTGGCGGAGGTTCGCGCCAGACCGGGTATTGCCGGGGACCATCCATCCCGGAGCCGCCCATGCGTCGCCTTGCCACCCTCCTGCTGCTCGCACCGGCCGCTGCGGCGGCTGACACCTTCCGCTACGACGGATGGCTGACCGACGGCGCACAAGCCGCGCAAGGTCGCTACGACCTGCAGCTGCGCGTGTTCCCGGCCGAGAAAGCCGGCGCGGCGCTGGCGCAGGCGCTCGAGTTTCCCGCCGTCGAGGTGCGCGAGGGCCGCTTTGAGGTTGCGTTCGAGTTGCCGGACGGCAGCCCGCCGGAGGCCTGGGTGGAACTGTCGGTGCGCGGCCCGGGCAGCACCGGATTCAGCCGCATCGCGCAACGCACCAAGGCGGTGGCGGCACCCACCATCGGCCAGTGCTGGTCCGCCACCGGCGACACCCTGACCAACCCGAACTTCAACTTCCTCGGCACCATCGACCTGCAGCCGCTGGTGCTGCGCGCTGCCAATGCCCGCAGCCTGCGCCTGGACCCGGCCAACATCTTCACCGGCGGCCTGCCGATCACCCACAACGTGCTCGGCGGATCGCACGCCAACAGCATCGTCGCCGGCCGGCGCGGCGTCACCATCAGCGGCGGCGGCACGCCCATGGGCGACCCGGACCCCAATGTACCCGGCGAGGGCCCGCAGGTGGCTTCGGGGAGCTACGCCACGATCGGCGGCGGCGCCGGCAACGCCGCCGGGGGTGAGTTCGCGCACTTCGCCACGGTCGGCGGCGGTTCCACCAACCAGGCCAGCGGCTTTGCCGCGACGATCGGGGGTGGATTCGGCAATCTCGCCAGCGGCAATGCCGCCACCATCGCCGGCGGCAATGGCAACACCGCCGAGGGCAACCAGGCGACGGTGGCGGGCGGCGTCAGCAACATCGCCAGTGGCTTCCAGCCGGTCGTCGGCGGCGGCACCAACAACATCGCCAGCGGTTCGGCTGCGACGGTCCCCGGCGGGGTCGGCAACTGCGCCGGTGGCGCGTTCAGCTTCGCCGCCGGAGCCGGCGCGATCGTGCGCGCGGGCTCGGGCTCCGGCGCGAGTTGTGGGGCGATCCCGGCGGTGGGCACCTTCGGCGACAGCGGCACCTTCCTGTGGGCTGACCGCGGCACCGCTGGCGGCATCGAGACCATTGTTTCGGCCGGCAGCAACCAGTTCCTCGCGCGCAGCCGTGGCGGCGTGGTGTTTCAGGATGTCATCGCCGGGGAAACCGACACCCGCCGCCCGCGCGGCTATTTCAACGCGGTCGCCGGGGACTCGGGCATCGCCCAGCCGGCGTCGCCGTCGGCCAATACCGTGGCCAGCTTCGAGAGCGATACCGATGCCTTCATCCGCGTGCTGACCCCGGATGCCGAGGAGCGCGGCATCGCTTTCGGCGAACCGGGCGGCGGGCTGTCGGACGGCGCCATCGTCTACTCGCCGGCCAACACCCTGCAGTTCCGCACCAACGGCAATGTCACGCGCATGACCCTGGGCGCGGACGGCACGCTGACCCTGAACACCCTGGGCGCCGCCGGGTCCACGGCGGTCTGCCGCAACGCTTCCAGCCAGTTGTCCACCTGCTCGTCCAGCGCTCGCTACAAACGCGACATCCAGGACCTGCCGCTGGGCCTGGATGCCGTGCTGCGCCTGCGCCCGGTCAGCTATGTGTGGAAGGAAGGCGGGATGGCCGATGTGGGTTTTGTCGCCGAAGAGGTGGCGCGCATCGACGAACGCCTGGTGACACGCAACGCGCAGGGACAAGTCGAGGGCGTCAAGTACGAACGCCTGAGCGCATTGCTCGCGGGCGCGGCGCAGCAACTCGCCGCGCAGGCCTCGCTGCAGCAGCAGGCCATCGAACGACTGGAGGGCGACTCGCACGCGCTGCGCGAGGAACTGCGTGCGTTGCGTGCCGACCTGGAGGCACTGCGCCATGGCCGCCACTGAGCGCATGTTGGCGGCGCTACGGGCACGAG
Encoded proteins:
- a CDS encoding tail fiber domain-containing protein, translated to MRRLATLLLLAPAAAAADTFRYDGWLTDGAQAAQGRYDLQLRVFPAEKAGAALAQALEFPAVEVREGRFEVAFELPDGSPPEAWVELSVRGPGSTGFSRIAQRTKAVAAPTIGQCWSATGDTLTNPNFNFLGTIDLQPLVLRAANARSLRLDPANIFTGGLPITHNVLGGSHANSIVAGRRGVTISGGGTPMGDPDPNVPGEGPQVASGSYATIGGGAGNAAGGEFAHFATVGGGSTNQASGFAATIGGGFGNLASGNAATIAGGNGNTAEGNQATVAGGVSNIASGFQPVVGGGTNNIASGSAATVPGGVGNCAGGAFSFAAGAGAIVRAGSGSGASCGAIPAVGTFGDSGTFLWADRGTAGGIETIVSAGSNQFLARSRGGVVFQDVIAGETDTRRPRGYFNAVAGDSGIAQPASPSANTVASFESDTDAFIRVLTPDAEERGIAFGEPGGGLSDGAIVYSPANTLQFRTNGNVTRMTLGADGTLTLNTLGAAGSTAVCRNASSQLSTCSSSARYKRDIQDLPLGLDAVLRLRPVSYVWKEGGMADVGFVAEEVARIDERLVTRNAQGQVEGVKYERLSALLAGAAQQLAAQASLQQQAIERLEGDSHALREELRALRADLEALRHGRH